A window of Aeromicrobium sp. Root236 contains these coding sequences:
- a CDS encoding SDR family oxidoreductase, with protein sequence MTTMRPEQPTPDYVPGHGLLTDKVVVVTAAAGAGIGAAVARRALEESAGVVIISDTHERRLAEAQESLGAEFGEDRVRSLVVDVTDEAQVQALLDIADEHGGVDVMVNNAGLGGTADVLEMTDDEWSRVLDITLTGTFRCVRAAGNRMRAAGKRGVIVNNASVIGWRAQEGQAHYAAAKAGVMALTRCAALDVAPYGIRVNAVAPSLAMHPFLAKVTSDELLAELKQREAFGRAAEPWEVANVMVFLASDYSTYLTGEVISVSSQRA encoded by the coding sequence ATGACGACCATGCGACCCGAGCAGCCGACGCCCGACTACGTGCCGGGCCACGGCCTGCTCACCGACAAGGTCGTCGTGGTGACTGCGGCGGCCGGCGCCGGCATCGGTGCCGCCGTGGCCCGCCGCGCGCTGGAGGAGTCCGCAGGCGTCGTGATCATCAGCGACACGCACGAGAGGCGCCTGGCCGAGGCGCAGGAATCACTGGGGGCCGAGTTCGGTGAGGACCGTGTGCGTTCGCTCGTCGTCGACGTGACCGACGAGGCGCAGGTGCAGGCCCTCCTCGACATCGCCGACGAGCACGGCGGGGTCGACGTCATGGTCAACAACGCCGGCCTCGGCGGCACCGCTGACGTCCTCGAGATGACCGACGACGAGTGGTCGCGGGTCCTCGACATCACGCTGACCGGCACGTTCCGGTGCGTACGCGCTGCGGGCAACCGCATGCGTGCGGCCGGCAAGCGGGGCGTCATCGTCAACAACGCGTCGGTGATCGGCTGGCGGGCGCAGGAGGGGCAGGCGCACTACGCCGCTGCGAAGGCCGGCGTGATGGCGCTGACCAGGTGCGCCGCACTCGACGTCGCGCCGTACGGTATCCGGGTGAATGCGGTGGCGCCGTCGCTGGCGATGCACCCGTTCCTCGCGAAGGTCACCAGCGACGAGCTGCTGGCCGAGCTCAAGCAACGAGAGGCGTTCGGCCGCGCGGCCGAGCCGTGGGAAGTGGCGAACGTGATGGTGTTCCTGGCGTCGGACTACTCGACGTACCTGACCGGCGAGGTCATCTCCGTGTCGAGTCAGCGAGCCTGA
- a CDS encoding TetR/AcrR family transcriptional regulator encodes MAETQTRREELLQIAAELFATKGFKNTTVRDIADAAGILSGSLYHHFDSKESMVDEILSSFQEELFGAYAGILAGTDDPRAKLEAAVRVSFEAIDHHRDEVAIFQNEADYLGTFERFAYLADRNQQSRDVWLTLLREGVSSGALRKDLDVELVYRFIRDTVWVAVRWYQPGGKLSHHDVADQYLTILLDGITT; translated from the coding sequence ATGGCAGAGACGCAGACCCGGCGGGAGGAGCTGCTGCAGATCGCAGCCGAGCTGTTCGCCACCAAGGGCTTCAAGAACACGACGGTCCGCGACATCGCCGATGCCGCCGGCATCCTGAGCGGCTCGCTCTATCACCACTTCGACTCCAAGGAGTCGATGGTCGACGAGATCCTGTCGTCGTTCCAGGAGGAGCTGTTCGGTGCGTACGCCGGGATCCTCGCCGGCACCGACGACCCGCGGGCGAAGCTCGAGGCTGCCGTGCGGGTGTCGTTCGAGGCGATCGACCACCACCGCGACGAGGTCGCGATCTTCCAGAACGAGGCGGACTACCTCGGCACGTTCGAGCGCTTCGCCTACCTCGCCGACCGCAACCAGCAGTCACGCGACGTGTGGCTGACGCTGCTGCGCGAGGGCGTGTCGTCGGGCGCGCTGCGCAAGGACCTCGACGTCGAGCTCGTCTACCGCTTCATACGCGACACCGTCTGGGTCGCGGTGCGGTGGTACCAGCCCGGCGGCAAGCTGAGCCACCACGACGTCGCCGACCAGTACCTGACCATCCTCCTCGACGGGATCACGACATGA
- a CDS encoding acetyl-CoA C-acetyltransferase, whose amino-acid sequence MSIPSAYIIDAVRTPVGRRGGSLAGVHSADLGGHVLSALMDRTGVDPGAVDDVIMGCCDTIGSQAGDVARTAWLVAGLPDHVPGVTIDRQCGSSQQAVHFAAQGVMSGTQDLVVAGGLQNMSAIPISAAMLVADQYGFTTPFAESPGWLKRYGDQEVSQFKSAEMIAEKWDLSREQMEEFALASHERARTAIAEGRFDSQVVAVGEFAVDECPRETSLDKMAALQPLAPGGRITAAVASQISDAASAMLIASEQAVKDHQLTPRARVHHLSVRADDPIWMLTGPIAATRHALGKAGMTVADIDLFECNEAFASVVLAWMQELDVPHDKVNVNGGGIALGHPIGATGTRLMTTLLNELDRTKGRYGLQVMCEGGGQANVTIIERL is encoded by the coding sequence ATGAGCATCCCCAGCGCGTACATCATCGACGCCGTCCGGACGCCTGTCGGCCGGCGTGGCGGGTCCCTCGCCGGCGTGCACTCGGCCGATCTCGGCGGTCACGTGCTGTCGGCGCTGATGGACCGTACGGGCGTCGATCCCGGTGCGGTCGACGACGTCATCATGGGCTGCTGCGACACGATCGGTTCCCAGGCCGGCGACGTCGCGCGCACGGCCTGGCTCGTCGCCGGGCTCCCGGACCACGTCCCCGGCGTGACGATCGACCGCCAGTGCGGCTCGTCCCAGCAGGCGGTGCACTTCGCCGCCCAAGGGGTGATGTCGGGGACCCAGGACCTCGTCGTCGCCGGCGGGCTGCAGAACATGAGCGCGATCCCGATCTCGGCGGCGATGCTGGTGGCCGACCAGTACGGCTTCACGACGCCGTTCGCCGAGTCGCCCGGCTGGCTCAAGCGCTACGGCGACCAGGAGGTCAGCCAGTTCAAGTCGGCCGAGATGATCGCCGAGAAGTGGGACCTCAGCCGCGAGCAGATGGAGGAGTTCGCCCTGGCCTCGCACGAGCGGGCTCGCACGGCGATCGCCGAGGGCCGGTTCGACAGCCAGGTCGTGGCGGTGGGCGAGTTCGCGGTCGACGAGTGCCCGCGCGAGACGTCGTTGGACAAGATGGCGGCGCTGCAGCCGCTGGCACCCGGCGGCCGGATCACCGCCGCCGTCGCGTCACAGATCAGCGATGCCGCGAGCGCGATGCTCATCGCGTCGGAGCAGGCGGTCAAGGACCACCAGCTCACGCCGCGCGCCCGCGTGCATCACCTGTCCGTACGCGCCGACGACCCGATCTGGATGCTGACCGGCCCGATCGCTGCGACCCGGCACGCCCTGGGCAAGGCCGGCATGACGGTGGCCGACATCGACCTGTTCGAGTGCAACGAGGCGTTCGCGTCGGTCGTGCTGGCCTGGATGCAGGAGCTCGACGTGCCGCACGACAAGGTCAACGTCAACGGCGGCGGCATCGCCCTCGGTCACCCGATCGGCGCCACCGGCACCCGCCTGATGACGACGCTGCTCAACGAGCTCGACCGCACCAAGGGTCGCTACGGCCTGCAGGTCATGTGCGAGGGCGGCGGCCAGGCCAACGTCACGATCATCGAGAGGCTCTGA
- a CDS encoding MFS transporter: MTADVRKLPTGFGRLWTAQTVSSLGDGVSHAALPLIALTLTRDPMALAVVTAAGTLPWLLFGVLGGALVDRWDRRRTMWVMDAARAALFAVPAAAAALDVLSIPLLAAVAFLLGLGGLFFDTAATAYLPDLIGRDPVMLERANARLRGTQTAAAGFAGPPLGSALLALGRSVPLLADAVSFACSALLVRSLPAASRTVSQARESLLRQARAGASYVFRDRLLLGLALRPAVGNIAFLAVETVLALFAHDHLGMDTFGFGLLLTAEATGGLIGAGIASHLRRRLGTGAALTTTAAVEGLAILGLAVAPNAYVAGVALAVCGAGMGATMVLGPSLRQAIVPAHLMGRVASTSRMLAMCAAPLGAFLGGWLASTYGVRTPLFAAAGLLLTMTAVTSTMTNNRRVEAALRAAADVTDQPEPRDPVQAEARR, translated from the coding sequence GTGACCGCCGACGTGAGGAAGCTGCCGACCGGCTTCGGCCGGCTGTGGACCGCTCAGACCGTGTCCTCGCTCGGGGACGGGGTGTCGCATGCCGCACTCCCCCTGATCGCGTTGACGTTGACGCGGGACCCGATGGCGCTCGCCGTAGTCACGGCCGCCGGGACGCTGCCGTGGCTGCTCTTCGGAGTGCTCGGCGGCGCCCTGGTCGACCGTTGGGATCGGCGGCGCACGATGTGGGTCATGGACGCGGCACGTGCGGCGTTGTTCGCAGTGCCTGCTGCGGCGGCCGCGCTCGACGTGCTGAGCATTCCCCTGCTCGCGGCGGTCGCGTTCCTGCTGGGACTCGGAGGACTCTTCTTCGACACGGCCGCCACGGCCTATCTGCCGGACCTGATCGGCCGCGACCCGGTGATGCTGGAGCGCGCCAACGCCCGTCTGCGCGGCACCCAGACCGCTGCCGCAGGCTTCGCGGGGCCGCCACTCGGCAGCGCCCTGCTCGCGCTCGGTCGGTCGGTGCCCTTGCTCGCCGACGCGGTGTCGTTCGCGTGCTCCGCCCTGCTGGTCCGGTCGCTGCCCGCCGCATCCCGGACGGTGTCGCAGGCCCGCGAGTCGCTGCTGCGACAGGCCCGAGCCGGCGCCTCGTACGTGTTCCGGGACCGGTTGCTGCTCGGGCTCGCACTGCGGCCGGCGGTCGGGAACATCGCGTTCCTCGCCGTCGAGACCGTGCTCGCCCTCTTCGCGCACGACCACCTCGGCATGGACACCTTCGGTTTCGGGCTGCTCCTCACGGCGGAGGCCACCGGCGGCCTGATCGGTGCGGGCATCGCCTCCCACCTCCGCCGACGACTCGGCACCGGCGCTGCGCTCACCACCACCGCCGCAGTCGAAGGGCTCGCCATCCTGGGCCTTGCCGTCGCCCCGAACGCGTACGTCGCCGGCGTCGCACTCGCCGTGTGCGGTGCCGGGATGGGCGCCACGATGGTGCTCGGCCCCTCCCTCCGACAGGCGATCGTCCCGGCTCACCTGATGGGGCGGGTCGCCTCGACCTCCCGCATGCTCGCCATGTGCGCCGCACCGCTCGGCGCGTTCCTCGGTGGATGGCTGGCCAGCACGTACGGCGTACGCACCCCGCTCTTCGCCGCAGCCGGCCTCCTGCTCACGATGACCGCCGTCACCTCGACCATGACCAACAACCGCCGGGTCGAGGCGGCGCTGCGTGCCGCCGCCGATGTCACGGATCAGCCGGAACCCCGCGATCCCGTCCAGGCGGAGGCCAGGCGTTGA
- a CDS encoding transcriptional regulator, whose product MSSDDLLETFHVTTDEQLRAVSNLTRHRIMAQLRFEPATITQIAARLGLAKGSSSYHVRLLERAGLVKVVRTRKVRGVTERYYAMAAQSIVLPDPGEGGPDVLLRHAVADLEAAPVDRERHVRMAHLRLTEEQFAELAARLQGLADEYRELSDPSLPDASLVFALFHPASGTRTPGDDE is encoded by the coding sequence ATGTCCTCCGACGACCTCCTCGAGACGTTCCACGTCACCACCGACGAGCAGCTGCGCGCCGTCTCCAACCTCACGCGTCACCGGATCATGGCCCAGCTGCGCTTCGAGCCCGCCACGATCACGCAGATCGCCGCGCGTCTGGGTCTGGCGAAGGGCAGCTCCAGCTACCACGTGCGGCTGCTCGAACGAGCCGGCCTGGTGAAGGTCGTACGAACGCGGAAGGTTCGAGGCGTCACCGAGCGCTACTACGCCATGGCCGCGCAGTCGATCGTTCTGCCGGATCCCGGCGAAGGAGGGCCCGATGTGCTTCTCCGGCATGCGGTCGCCGACCTGGAGGCCGCTCCCGTCGACCGCGAGCGGCACGTACGGATGGCGCACCTGCGGCTCACCGAGGAGCAGTTCGCAGAGCTGGCGGCGCGGCTGCAAGGCCTTGCCGACGAGTACCGCGAGCTGTCCGATCCCTCGCTGCCCGACGCGTCCTTGGTGTTCGCACTGTTCCACCCGGCATCGGGCACCCGGACCCCAGGGGACGACGAGTGA
- a CDS encoding SRPBCC family protein produces MAVSGSTEFDVAATPEQLLDAVAAIEDLPKRSSAHKSATVESRHDDGRPKRVRAKVSAAGFTDEEVTDYTWDEPHSVTWTLAESSVQSKQVATYTLTPTDAGTHVKLDLEIGVKVPMPGFVLKRVLKSALDTGSKSFKAYVEGR; encoded by the coding sequence ATGGCCGTATCCGGAAGCACCGAGTTCGACGTGGCCGCGACGCCCGAGCAGCTCCTGGACGCCGTGGCAGCGATCGAGGATCTCCCGAAGCGTTCGAGCGCGCACAAGTCCGCCACGGTCGAGAGCCGTCACGACGACGGCCGTCCCAAACGCGTACGCGCCAAGGTCTCCGCTGCAGGGTTCACCGACGAAGAGGTCACCGACTACACGTGGGACGAGCCGCACTCCGTGACCTGGACGTTGGCCGAGAGCTCGGTGCAGTCCAAGCAGGTCGCCACCTACACGCTGACGCCCACCGACGCCGGCACCCACGTCAAGCTCGACCTCGAGATCGGCGTCAAGGTGCCGATGCCCGGCTTCGTGCTCAAGCGCGTGCTCAAGAGTGCCCTCGACACCGGCAGCAAGAGCTTCAAGGCGTACGTCGAAGGCCGCTAG
- a CDS encoding SHOCT domain-containing protein, translating into MSFFDKRRTAPTPTTGGVAGQAEVVTVSVNHGDTVNQICEMHLVISAPGVTPIAVEFSGPVKRKVWPAPGAILPILVDPGDPASYRILWDQVTPAKEAARTKAERVAALRRGEPVDAPPDDVISRLERLAALRDSGAITEAEFLALKAEVLG; encoded by the coding sequence ATGAGCTTCTTCGACAAACGACGGACCGCTCCTACGCCCACCACAGGCGGCGTGGCCGGCCAGGCCGAAGTCGTGACGGTCTCGGTGAATCACGGCGACACGGTCAACCAGATCTGCGAGATGCACCTGGTGATCAGCGCTCCCGGCGTGACGCCAATCGCGGTCGAGTTCTCCGGCCCCGTGAAGCGGAAGGTCTGGCCCGCGCCGGGCGCCATCCTGCCGATCCTGGTCGACCCCGGCGATCCGGCCAGCTACCGGATCCTGTGGGACCAGGTGACGCCGGCCAAGGAGGCCGCACGGACCAAGGCCGAGAGGGTCGCGGCCCTACGGCGGGGCGAGCCGGTCGATGCGCCCCCGGACGACGTCATCAGTCGATTGGAGCGCCTCGCCGCGCTGCGCGACAGCGGCGCGATCACCGAAGCGGAGTTCCTGGCGCTGAAGGCTGAGGTCCTGGGCTAG
- a CDS encoding DUF3558 family protein, with the protein MRPIAAAVLAMALTLSACGGGTSEPSSSSASAPAAKAAPGGADFSAAPVQLTADPCTLITRSEAEAVVGAVNDTPGVGTDERTCVYVSSEHTGGQVAVTEQSPDLCKLLFLALDKDIFGGAQVRIDDIAAGGMLVKGNGNVQVVVDKGCLEVAGAMTYDKKVDDDTMLGLARTAAGRVS; encoded by the coding sequence ATGAGGCCGATCGCAGCCGCCGTGCTCGCGATGGCGCTCACGCTGTCAGCCTGTGGAGGTGGCACCTCCGAGCCGTCCTCGTCGAGCGCCTCGGCACCGGCCGCGAAGGCCGCACCCGGTGGCGCTGACTTCAGCGCCGCGCCGGTGCAGCTGACGGCCGACCCGTGCACGCTCATCACACGCAGCGAGGCCGAGGCCGTGGTCGGCGCCGTGAACGACACCCCGGGCGTCGGCACCGACGAACGTACGTGCGTCTACGTCTCCTCGGAGCACACCGGCGGGCAGGTCGCCGTCACCGAGCAGTCCCCGGACCTCTGCAAGCTCCTGTTCCTCGCACTCGACAAGGACATCTTCGGCGGGGCGCAGGTGCGCATCGACGACATCGCCGCCGGCGGCATGCTCGTCAAGGGCAACGGGAACGTGCAGGTGGTCGTCGACAAGGGCTGCCTCGAGGTCGCCGGCGCCATGACGTACGACAAGAAGGTCGATGACGACACGATGCTGGGCCTGGCCAGGACCGCGGCGGGGCGAGTCTCATGA
- a CDS encoding helix-turn-helix transcriptional regulator, with product MADPMAYARSQARVVRICEAAADARTLRLQLVDEIRQVVGFDAYAWLLTDPGTSVGSAPLADVPCLPELPRLIRLKYVTDVNRWTAMTGSPAVSLQDATEGDPARSLLWRELLCRYDIQDVASLVHRDRFGCWGFLDLWRSERLPRFSEAEIAYLADIAAPVTTALRRCQANTFEATPTGDARVGPVVLLLSPDLQVLRQTAETQECLRALVPPTEGQAPIPASAYNVAAQLLAVEEGIDGNPPSARVHVSGGRWVTLRAARIGDAASVGDREIAVTIEETSPAERADVFASAFGFSARERELLSHLMTGTDTRQVAGLMFLSEHTVQDHLKSIFAKTATHNRPTLLSRALGT from the coding sequence ATGGCCGACCCGATGGCGTACGCGCGATCGCAGGCCCGCGTCGTCAGGATCTGTGAGGCCGCCGCCGATGCGAGGACGCTGCGGCTCCAGCTGGTCGACGAGATCCGTCAGGTGGTCGGCTTCGACGCGTACGCCTGGCTGCTGACCGATCCCGGTACGTCGGTCGGGTCCGCGCCCCTGGCCGATGTCCCCTGCCTGCCCGAGCTGCCCCGACTGATCCGCCTCAAGTACGTCACCGACGTCAACCGGTGGACCGCGATGACCGGCTCACCGGCCGTCTCGCTGCAGGACGCGACGGAGGGCGACCCGGCTCGAAGCCTGCTGTGGCGGGAGCTGCTCTGTCGCTACGACATCCAGGACGTGGCGTCGCTGGTCCACCGGGACCGGTTCGGCTGCTGGGGATTCCTCGACCTGTGGCGATCCGAGCGGCTGCCGCGGTTCTCGGAGGCCGAGATCGCCTACCTCGCCGACATCGCCGCGCCGGTGACGACGGCACTGCGTCGATGCCAGGCCAACACGTTCGAGGCCACGCCGACAGGGGACGCCCGCGTCGGCCCGGTGGTGCTGCTGCTGTCGCCGGACCTCCAGGTGCTCCGGCAGACCGCCGAGACGCAGGAGTGCCTGCGAGCGCTCGTGCCCCCGACCGAGGGACAGGCTCCGATCCCCGCGAGCGCCTACAACGTCGCGGCTCAGCTGCTGGCCGTCGAGGAGGGCATCGACGGCAACCCGCCATCGGCCCGCGTGCACGTTTCGGGCGGCCGCTGGGTCACCCTGCGCGCCGCACGCATCGGCGACGCGGCAAGCGTGGGTGACCGCGAGATTGCCGTCACGATCGAGGAGACCTCGCCGGCCGAACGCGCCGATGTCTTCGCCAGCGCGTTCGGCTTCAGCGCCCGGGAGCGGGAGCTGCTCAGTCACCTCATGACCGGCACGGACACTCGCCAGGTCGCCGGACTGATGTTCCTCTCCGAGCACACCGTGCAGGACCATCTCAAGTCGATCTTCGCCAAGACCGCGACCCACAACCGGCCCACTCTGCTGTCACGCGCTCTCGGCACCTGA
- a CDS encoding RNA polymerase sigma factor yields MTGPEERRDAEFSRCFEDEMPRLLRYAQRHVGGELAQDVVAETFQIAWRKWDKLPPEKFPWLVGTARKVIGNHVRATIRRRRLATRLALYSEVTADSSVESSARADALHRLATLTEVEREAMLLVAWDGLTSDEAADVLGISPATFRKRLSRARQAVLAAETSQETAAMTSGVEEGR; encoded by the coding sequence ATGACCGGGCCGGAGGAGCGACGCGATGCCGAGTTCTCGCGGTGCTTCGAGGACGAGATGCCCCGGCTCCTTCGGTACGCGCAGCGGCACGTCGGCGGGGAGCTGGCGCAGGACGTCGTCGCCGAGACGTTCCAGATCGCCTGGCGCAAGTGGGACAAGCTCCCGCCGGAGAAGTTCCCGTGGCTGGTCGGCACGGCCCGCAAGGTCATCGGCAATCACGTACGCGCGACGATCCGCCGGAGGCGACTGGCCACGCGCCTCGCCCTCTACTCGGAGGTGACCGCGGACTCCTCGGTCGAGAGCAGTGCCCGCGCTGACGCGTTGCATCGGCTGGCGACACTCACCGAGGTGGAGCGCGAAGCCATGCTCCTCGTGGCGTGGGACGGGCTGACCTCCGACGAGGCCGCCGACGTGCTGGGGATCAGCCCCGCCACGTTCCGCAAACGGTTGAGCCGGGCCCGCCAGGCCGTGCTCGCTGCGGAGACCTCGCAGGAGACGGCGGCCATGACCAGCGGAGTGGAGGAGGGACGATGA
- a CDS encoding SDR family oxidoreductase: MRTYVVSGAASGIGAATTALLRRQGDRVITVDLRDADVVADLSTRSGRADAVAAVQRLADVVHGVVPCAGIAGSPGVASSLVVSVNFFGAVELVEGLRPQLAAAGSSSVVLLASNSITGMPGWRASVAEHCLAGDEAAARADADQAESVMVYPATKAALAWWARREGITPDWIGAGIRLNAVAPGMIASPMTDRLLADPEIGPLVEAYPTAIGRLGQPSEVAALIAFLLSDASSLMVGSVVYADGGTDAMLHPQSPEGWDV, encoded by the coding sequence GTGAGGACGTACGTCGTCAGTGGCGCCGCCAGCGGGATCGGCGCTGCCACGACGGCACTCCTGCGGCGTCAGGGTGACCGGGTGATCACGGTCGACCTCCGCGATGCCGACGTGGTCGCGGACCTGTCGACCCGTTCTGGCCGGGCCGATGCGGTCGCTGCGGTCCAGCGCCTGGCCGACGTCGTGCACGGCGTGGTGCCGTGCGCGGGGATCGCCGGCTCCCCGGGCGTCGCGTCGTCACTCGTCGTGTCGGTGAACTTCTTCGGCGCCGTCGAGCTCGTCGAGGGCCTCCGCCCCCAGCTGGCCGCGGCGGGCTCCTCGAGCGTCGTGCTGCTCGCCTCCAACTCGATCACGGGCATGCCCGGCTGGCGCGCATCGGTGGCCGAGCACTGCCTCGCCGGCGACGAGGCCGCCGCGCGTGCGGACGCCGACCAGGCCGAGTCGGTCATGGTCTATCCGGCGACCAAGGCAGCGCTGGCGTGGTGGGCCCGCCGCGAGGGCATCACCCCGGATTGGATCGGCGCAGGCATCCGTCTCAACGCCGTGGCGCCGGGCATGATCGCCAGCCCCATGACGGACCGGCTGCTCGCCGACCCCGAGATCGGCCCACTCGTCGAGGCGTACCCGACGGCGATCGGTCGCCTCGGGCAGCCCTCGGAGGTGGCGGCCCTGATCGCGTTCCTGCTGTCGGACGCCAGCAGCCTGATGGTGGGGTCGGTCGTCTACGCCGATGGTGGCACCGACGCCATGCTGCACCCGCAGTCACCGGAGGGCTGGGACGTCTAG
- a CDS encoding TetR/AcrR family transcriptional regulator, producing the protein MTSSPIDAKPRGREQVRSAVLAATSELVAERGPDGFSVRDIATRAGINHALVHRHFGTKADVLEQMLAADAEVVTAAVLGSGLPTSGSAAPDVVGELLDLLAERPSYWRTLVHAVLDSPEAALPGTASTTELFSGLWDGGDPDRAVATSVAGSTVLGWLIFGRFMADATGASHEDVRQAIAEQVAGLVATD; encoded by the coding sequence ATGACGAGCTCCCCGATCGACGCCAAGCCCCGAGGCCGCGAGCAGGTACGTTCCGCGGTGCTCGCCGCGACGAGCGAGCTCGTCGCCGAGCGAGGTCCGGACGGCTTCTCTGTGCGTGACATCGCGACGCGCGCCGGGATCAACCACGCCCTGGTGCATCGTCACTTCGGCACCAAGGCCGACGTGCTCGAGCAGATGCTCGCCGCCGATGCCGAGGTCGTGACCGCAGCCGTCCTCGGGTCCGGCCTGCCCACGAGCGGGAGCGCGGCACCCGACGTGGTGGGCGAGCTGCTCGACCTGTTGGCGGAGCGACCGTCGTACTGGCGGACATTGGTGCACGCCGTGCTCGACAGTCCAGAGGCGGCGCTGCCCGGGACGGCCTCGACGACCGAGCTGTTCTCCGGGCTGTGGGATGGCGGCGATCCCGACCGGGCGGTGGCCACCTCTGTCGCCGGCTCGACGGTCCTGGGCTGGCTGATCTTCGGCCGGTTCATGGCCGATGCGACGGGCGCCTCGCACGAGGACGTCCGTCAGGCGATCGCCGAGCAGGTCGCGGGGCTCGTCGCGACCGACTAG
- the cysD gene encoding sulfate adenylyltransferase subunit CysD, with translation MTQTYVLTDLDKLEAEAVHIFREVAATIERPGLLFSGGKDSVVMLHLAAKAFWPAPVPFPVMHVDTGQNFDEVIEFRDRTVERFGLRLIVASVQDDIDAGRAKEIGGPLGPRNKLQTVSLLRGIKENQFGAVFGGARRDEEKARAKERVFSFRDEFGQWDPKNQRPELWSLYNGRHHKGENMRVFPLSNWTELDIWNYILREEIELPELYYAHERTVVARDGMLLAVNRFIQPQGDEEPFDAMVRFRTIGDATCTGCVESHAATPADVVTEVAAARITERGATRADDAISEAGMEDRKKEGYF, from the coding sequence ATGACCCAGACGTACGTGCTGACCGACCTCGACAAGCTCGAGGCCGAGGCCGTCCACATCTTCCGCGAGGTCGCCGCGACGATCGAGCGCCCGGGGTTGCTGTTCTCCGGCGGCAAGGACTCCGTCGTCATGCTGCACCTGGCCGCCAAGGCGTTCTGGCCGGCTCCCGTCCCGTTCCCGGTGATGCACGTCGACACGGGGCAGAACTTCGACGAGGTCATCGAGTTCCGCGACCGTACGGTCGAGCGCTTCGGGCTGCGGCTCATCGTCGCCAGCGTCCAGGACGACATCGACGCCGGCCGCGCCAAGGAGATCGGCGGCCCCCTGGGTCCGCGCAACAAGCTGCAGACCGTGTCGCTGCTGCGCGGCATCAAGGAGAACCAGTTCGGCGCCGTCTTCGGCGGTGCGCGGCGCGACGAGGAGAAGGCCCGCGCCAAGGAGCGCGTCTTCAGTTTCCGCGACGAGTTCGGCCAGTGGGACCCCAAGAACCAGCGACCCGAGCTGTGGAGCCTCTACAACGGGCGGCACCACAAGGGCGAGAACATGCGCGTCTTCCCGCTGTCCAACTGGACCGAGCTCGACATCTGGAACTACATCCTCCGCGAGGAGATCGAGCTCCCCGAGCTCTACTACGCGCACGAGCGGACGGTCGTCGCACGCGACGGCATGCTGCTGGCGGTCAACCGGTTCATCCAGCCCCAGGGTGACGAGGAGCCGTTCGACGCCATGGTCCGCTTCCGCACGATCGGCGACGCGACGTGCACGGGCTGCGTCGAGTCCCACGCTGCGACTCCGGCGGACGTGGTGACCGAGGTCGCCGCGGCCCGCATCACCGAGCGAGGTGCCACCCGCGCGGACGACGCGATCTCCGAGGCCGGCATGGAAGACCGCAAGAAGGAGGGCTACTTCTGA